In Scyliorhinus torazame isolate Kashiwa2021f unplaced genomic scaffold, sScyTor2.1 scaffold_204, whole genome shotgun sequence, the following proteins share a genomic window:
- the LOC140405762 gene encoding phosphatidylinositol 5-phosphate 4-kinase type-2 gamma-like — MLRLPEDWSLLLSPRQFLTNLKIMDYSLLLGIHDTQRLDEEEELSVHFNDVENGTNNLLTPFYGQSPDMQSNNMMKVPVLAEYDPFTDVYAVRSAEGSPRKEVYFMGLIDILTQYDTKKKAAHAAKTVKHGAGAEISTVNPEQYGKRFMDFITNIFA, encoded by the exons ATGCTGCGCCTCCCTGAAGACTGGTCTCTCCTTCTGTCGCCCCGCCAGTTCCTCACCAACCTGAAGATCATGGACTACAGCCTCCTGCTCGGCATCCACGACACCCAGAGactggacgaggaggaggagctgaGCGTGCATTTCAACGATGTCGAGAACGGGACCAACAACCTGCTGACGCCGTTTTATGGGCAGTCGCCCGACATGCAGAGCAACAACATGATGAAGGTGCCCGTCCTGGCGGAGTATGACCCCTTCACGGACGTGTACGCCGTGAGAAGCGCCGAGG GGTCTCCTCGTAAAGAGGTTTACTTCATGGGGTTAATCGACATCCTGACTCAGTACGACACCAAGAAAAAGGCCGCTCACGCTGCGAAAACTGTCAAACACGGG GCCGGTGCCGAGATTTCgacagtgaacccggagcagtACGGCAAACGCTTCATGGATTTCATCACCAATATCTTCGCGTAG